The DNA segment CACACTCAGGGGTTCCCCTTCTTTCAGCCCGCTTACATGCCGAAATGTAAGCTCTTCATGTTCGGCCCGCGAACCTTCCTCGAAGATCTGGAATCGACGCTCGAACACGCTATGATCTCACCGTTTTTCCCCGTCCAACTTAAGGAGATGCCGGCCCTGAAGACGATCCGGTCGATTGATTCCTCGCAGGTGATCATCCTCCCCTCCGAGGATAAAGCTCCCGAACTCCATAATCTGCATCACGATGAATTCGATATACCCCGGGGAGCCGTTGTTATCAGATGTCTGCAGAGCAAGGCTCATCCCAACGGTGTGATGATATACAGGATAGAGCAGGAGGGCAAAAGTCTAGTTTACGCGACCGACGTAGAGGGGTATGTCGGAGGCGATACCAGATTGATCGACTTCGCCAGAGGGACCGATCTGCTCATCCACGATGCCCAGTATGAGATGGATGAATACGTAGGTGTAGGTGGAACTCCACATCAAAGCTGGGGACACAGCACGCCTCAAATGGCGGTCGAGGTCGCCCGGAAAGCTAACGTGGGTAGACTGGTGTTGTTCCACCACGACCCTGATCATGATGATGAAAAGATCCTTCAAATGGAGAAGGAGGCAAAGAGGGAGTTCCCTAAAACCATCGCCGCATATGAAGGCCTGGAGATAACCCTCTGAAAGATGGCACTGGATAGGTGGGGGAGAATCATAAATTATATGAGGATATCCATAACGGATAGATGTAATCTTAAATGCGTATACTGCACGCCTGCCGGAGGGGCGAGGAAGCTTCCCAAAGAGGAACTGCTGAGCTTCGAGGAGATAGAACGGATCGTCAGAGCGGGGGCGATGATCGGCGTGGAGAAAGTGAGAATCACCGGTGGAGAACCGCTTATGAGGCGAGATATCGACGAGTTGATCCGTATGATAAGGGCGATTGACGGCATTCATGAGATAACTCTGACCACCAACGGCACCAAATTGGCCGAATGGGCCGAGCGGCTGGCGAAGGCCGGGCTAGATAGGGTTAACGTCAGCCTCGATTCCATGAGGGGGGACAGATACAGAGCCATAACGGGGGGGGACTTCCATCCTAAGGAGATCCTGAGAGGGATCGAGATAGCTGAGGAGGTGGGGCTTACCCCCGTGAAGCTGAATGTGGTCCTCATGAAGGGGGTAAATGAGGACGAGGTGGAGGACTTCGCACGCCTGACCCTCGAGAGTCCGTTGCACGTCAGATTTATAGAGCTTATGCCCTTTGCCATCGCCGGCAGCGATCATACGATCAGGTTTCTCTCGGAGAAGGAGGTTATGGGGAAGCTCTCTCATATGGATCTCGAACCCGTCGCAAGCAGATCCTCCACCAGCGGTCCGGCCAGATATTATAGGGCGAAGGGTGCATTGGGACTGATAGGGTTTATAAGTCCCATCTCACACCCCTTCTGTTCACGCTGCAACAGGATCAGACTCTCTTCCGACGGAAAGCTGAGACTTTGCCTGGCGTCGGATGAGATGATAGATCTGAAATCGGCCGTCAGGGGGGGGATGGGGTTAGTTGATCTGGCGATGATAATGCTTGAGGCCATTAGGAACAAGCCGATCGGATATAGAATCAAACCGGGTGACGCCCACATCAGGGCGATGACTCATATAGGAGGTTGAGAATAATGAAGGAGAAAGTCAAACAGGCGCTTGAGAGGATAAGGAAGATGCTCCAGGCGGATGGTGGCGACATAGAGCTTGTCGACGTCACCGATGACGGCATCGTCAAGGTCAAGCTTAAGGGAGCCTGCGCGGGATGCCCCTTCTCGCAGATGACCATCCAGATAGGGGTCGAACGGGAGCTGAAGAGGAACATCCCCGGCGTTAAAAGGGTCGTCGCTGTGTGATGAGTGGGGCTTAGCGTGCCAACCCTCTCTTGGTATGTCATGCCCCTATCTATCCCGTGCTTCCAAACCCTCCTCTTGTCTTTCTGCCTGTGGATTCCACTTCCTGCCAGGAGACCTTTTCGATCTTAACGAAGGTTCCTTGGGCGATTCTCGCCCCGCGAGGTACAGTGACGGGCTTATCGGTGAAGTTAAACACCTGTATTTTTATCTCATCCTCATCGCCGCAGTAATCATTATCGATGATTCCAACCCCATGCGGTATCAACAGGCCGAATTTCGCCGGTGTGCTGCTTCGGAGAGAGATCATCAGCATGTATCCTTCAGGGACTTCCACGATCACATTGGCCGGTATCCGGGCGATCTGACCGGGCTGAATGATGGTCTCCTGACGGCATATAAGATCGAAAGCGACAGCACCATCCGTCTCATATGCCGGAAGTGGAAGGGATTTATCGACTCTCCTTATCCTAACCTTCATCCTTTCGATTCGCTCATATTATCGCAGAGTGTAGCGGAGATTTTTAAAGCTACCGTCCGCCTCTCGGCAGTCCGCCGCTTATAGGTCATTTATTGTCATTTGTCGTCATTTAAATGACGGCGAAGCCAAATGACTTAATAACTACAAATGACGGTTGAGCTGTGGACGGCGGACAATTGGCCATAGATAGTACGGGCGAAAAATCTTTCGCCCCTACTCAAGGGGAATATGAGCGTTTCGATTTAATTGCTCCCCATTCGGTGGCGAGTTTCCTGGAAGGATCGACGCCCACCTTTTCCCCTATCACGTATCTGAAGTAGACGTCGTCCGCCTGATCGTTCGGTCCGGC comes from the Candidatus Poribacteria bacterium genome and includes:
- a CDS encoding MBL fold metallo-hydrolase, with the translated sequence MSLKIRFYGVRGSHPVPGPSTLRFGGNTSCVEVRADRRIIILDAGTGIIPLGKKIIRENRNRKEMLITLIFSHTHHDHTQGFPFFQPAYMPKCKLFMFGPRTFLEDLESTLEHAMISPFFPVQLKEMPALKTIRSIDSSQVIILPSEDKAPELHNLHHDEFDIPRGAVVIRCLQSKAHPNGVMIYRIEQEGKSLVYATDVEGYVGGDTRLIDFARGTDLLIHDAQYEMDEYVGVGGTPHQSWGHSTPQMAVEVARKANVGRLVLFHHDPDHDDEKILQMEKEAKREFPKTIAAYEGLEITL
- the moaA gene encoding GTP 3',8-cyclase MoaA, with the protein product MALDRWGRIINYMRISITDRCNLKCVYCTPAGGARKLPKEELLSFEEIERIVRAGAMIGVEKVRITGGEPLMRRDIDELIRMIRAIDGIHEITLTTNGTKLAEWAERLAKAGLDRVNVSLDSMRGDRYRAITGGDFHPKEILRGIEIAEEVGLTPVKLNVVLMKGVNEDEVEDFARLTLESPLHVRFIELMPFAIAGSDHTIRFLSEKEVMGKLSHMDLEPVASRSSTSGPARYYRAKGALGLIGFISPISHPFCSRCNRIRLSSDGKLRLCLASDEMIDLKSAVRGGMGLVDLAMIMLEAIRNKPIGYRIKPGDAHIRAMTHIGG
- a CDS encoding NifU family protein, which translates into the protein MKEKVKQALERIRKMLQADGGDIELVDVTDDGIVKVKLKGACAGCPFSQMTIQIGVERELKRNIPGVKRVVAV
- the dut gene encoding dUTP diphosphatase; translated protein: MKVRIRRVDKSLPLPAYETDGAVAFDLICRQETIIQPGQIARIPANVIVEVPEGYMLMISLRSSTPAKFGLLIPHGVGIIDNDYCGDEDEIKIQVFNFTDKPVTVPRGARIAQGTFVKIEKVSWQEVESTGRKTRGGFGSTG